The nucleotide sequence ATCTGTACACCAGCCCTGCCCAGATCATGTGAGGATCTGGCTACCATTATGACATcagtaaagagggagtttactaTCTTTATATGGAAGTGAAGGGAAACCACATAATGTGTGGGTCTGTGGGGCTTACCACTGTGTCTGGCTGGGCCTGTTGCAGACAGCCACTCTGCTTGCATTTcccatttgtttgtgtgtgtttgctcacAGATATCAGCTTCCTCATCAGATTGAGAACAGGTATTCACAGGTTATCAAATGATTGACCTAATTAAGTAAATTAATCAAATGCACCATATATCACTGATGTGCCCTATTTCTGTCACAACGTTTTGTCCTCCAAGCATATTCAGTGGTTGAGACACTCTGAAACTGCTCAAATCTATTCAAAGTTAGTCCAGAACACCCAgaccagtcccagactcagtcaTCTGCTTCCTAGCTCAGGCATGGTCTATCaccaggtcaacattcacaaggccgcagggccagacggattaccaggacgtgtactccgagcatgcgctgaccaactggcaagtgtcttcactgacattttcaatctctccctgtctgagtctgtaataacaacatgtttcaagcaagaACAACAAGGTAACCTGCCAAAGTCACTaacgacccgtagcactcacgtctgtagccatgaagtgctttgaaaggctggtcatggctcacatcaacaacattatcccagaaacactagacccactccaatttgcataccaccctaacagatccacagatgatgcaatctctattgcactccacattgccttttcccacctggaacaaaggaacacctatgtaagaatgctattcctttactacagctcagcattcaacaccatagttccctcaaagctcatcactaagctaaggaccctgggactaaaaacctccctctgcaactgggtcctggacttcctgatgggccgccctgATTGAGCAGACATATGCAGCTTTGCcctgtgaatgcagtctccgctaacGTGGgaccattgcctttaaattataaCGCTGAACATCCATGATACGGATTGATTAGAGCCCTAAGGCTCTCCTAACGCACACAGACACCATATGCACTTTGTTtcaccgtgccaatatatcctccaaacaccggcttcgaagGTATTATCacatttatacaacgggttaccaacatatttaaataatgattttttttcatttatttatactatttcatccttccacaagatatagtcccgacacaaatctagggttgctacccaagctggCCGGTTTGggtaactgggtcctggacttcctgatgggccgccctgATTGAGCAGACATATGCAGCTTTGCcctgtgaatgcagtctccgctaacGCGGgaccattgcctttaaattataaCGCTGAACATCCATGATACGGATTGATTAGAGCCCTAAGGCTCTCCTAACGCACACAGACACCATATGCACTTTGTTtcaccgtgccaatatatcctccaaacaccggcttcgaagGTATTATCacatttatacaacgggttaccaacatatttaaataatgattttttttcatttatttatactatttcatccttccacaagatatagtcccgacacaaatctagggttgctacccaagccggctggttcGGTTGCTAGAGACgagacccagtcattcagtctttttgttctgtatctatggactgaCCCAGTAGTTTGTTATACTGGCTGGTAACGTTCTCATCCCTtgcctgctagctagccaactacggctaacttaccaactacggctaacttaccaactacggctaacttaccaactacggctaacttaccaactacggctaacttacagtcacgtcaaaccgTGCAGCCAGAATAACTGCAAAGTagttgcatttgcatttgtttaagctgttttctagagaCATTTATTAGGATACATCCATAGCAATGGGCTAATGATGCcagatttcacctggcatagaaaatgtgttcCCTAGTCAgtacactgttgttcagaggagatAGCCAGCAACACAACTAACACAAttacttcaaactgaagctggaaagactgcaaactagctgcacttcatttTGTTCTACCTTTTTTCATTTGACATTTCTTTGTTTAAATCCATAAAAAATGATGCCAGCTTATTGATGATTTCGACTTGCTGAGAAAcgttgactgcctgtctgtcccaTCCCGACTCCTGACACGTTCATTTCTAttggacagctggagatcgaatttgaatattcaaacaatgttgcaaatgtcagagagacagacagcgaggtttatacaaatctccgctgttgaaaatgGAATGTTAATcgaaaagaaatgtgagataatgtctagatgctttttatagtggagatcaagtttataaattgcttggctgggctgatgagaaagtggattgcacagtcagatggaagAAGAGTAAAAAGGCATTTTAACGTAATAGATTTAGCCGgaggtaacttgtggaatagacaccggctggaatgcggttttaaccaatcagcattcgggattagacccacccgttgtataatatCTTATAACTCTTTGCAACAACTTTTAGCTATGCTAGTTAGCAATGGTGCTGGTCCCAGATTTGTGACCTTGTTGTCTTATCCTGTATGTTTTCGACCTAGACCCATGCCAGGAAGTAAAAGCAAGAAGTGTACCCTTCAATCTGTGATGTGATTTGTTGAGTCAATTCAACTAGCATTACAGGAAATACATTCCACTGCATGTGCCATATTAGTTAACATTATTTtaatgaacattctacattaccatggcaaTCCAGCATCAGTTGATAGAACATTCCAAAATACCATGAAAATTATCACATctcaataccaggcagccattgtgaggtacccatgagtttaccagtcaaattgccagggttagagcaTCCAAGCCCATTCAATGAATGATATTTCTATGGTACTGACTGTAGCTAGATAACATGCCTGTTAACCTGTGGCTcaggctctgttctcctctgaaTGATCAGGCTCAGCTCTCAGCTCACTCCCTAGCCCCGGCCAAGCATGCAAAGatggaatctctctctctctctctatctctgtttacTTCACACCGTGGTTCAAGCATGCACATTCAGTCTGTGCAAACCATGTAAATTCATCATAGCGGTGTACACACAGTACGGACAGATAAATTACAGAGCTTAGGAGAGTATAGAACAACATGCAGACAATGTAAGGAATAAGCGGGGTTGTTATTATATGACTACATCAGTTATGCATACATGACACACAAATTGATCACAGATAAACAACACTAAATGTTACAGCCAATATAGGACTGTAATACACAATTAACAATATCCTGCAAAATAACAAACAGCTACACACCAGTAGCAACCTAAATTCCTTGACATATATTACCTAGCATTCATATTCAGTTAAGCAGTTCAGGATCTATTGTATTTCTACTGTTTTCATTTTCCTTAAAACTAATTCTGTTGTATAATAATATCATTTTTTTTGCATTGAGAACCCGAACATCCAGTGTTTAActatagtaaacaaacaaacatagtaAACTAACAAAGATTTGACCATCTGTCAATgtggccttgagcaaggcagttaaccctaattgctcctgtaaattgctctggataagagcatctactaAAATGTAAGTGAGTGTTTATCTCCTTAGACCTGTCCCACCATATGGAGAAAGGATGTCTGGTTCCCTGAGTGTACGCGGCATGTCATGACTGATCATGAGTGATGGTACACTGCTCATTGGCTCAATTTGGTGCATGTCATCTATGCGGATCGTGGCGGGAGGGATGAGTGGGTGGTCCACCTCAGGCTGAGGGTTGACAGGGAGAACAAAGAACTCTTCTTTCTCCTGCTGATCCAGGTTCTTCAGAATGGCCTTGGACAGGAAGTGAGGGTCATCCTCATGCTCATCTACAAGAAGTAGAAATTACATAGGGTCCATAGGTCGTAATATTAGGCACATAGGAGGACATTCAAGCTTATATtatgagagtgagaaagagagaaggacggacggacagacagagagacacacggacagacggACAAACGGACTGAAAGACAGACATCTAACCGTTGAGCAGGATGAGTCGGTAGTGGTTCCTGCACTCCAGTGAGCGGTCCAGTATGTCCTGTAGAGTCCTGTAGAACAGCAGTACctgctctctcctgtccctctccccaaaCCCTGCATTACTCTCCTGAGACATCTTATACAGTGTCAGCAGAGGGGTGGCATACTCCACCACACAGTGATGGGcctacagacaaacacacacataacaaacagaccataactctatcctcctgattcctgcttacaagcaaaaactaaaccaggaagtaccagtgacttgctcaataaggaagtggaagatgacgcagatgctaagctacaggactgttttgctagcacagactggaatatgtttcagGATTCTGCCGATGgtattgaggaatacaccacatcaatcattggcttcatcaataagtgcattgatgacgtcaaTGACgtcagtgactgtacgtacataccccaatcagaagccatggattacaggcaacatccacactgagctaaagtgtAAAGCTGCTACTTTCAAGAAGCGGGATTTTTaaccggacgcttataagaaatcctgttaTGCcttctgacgaaccatcaaacaggcaaagcatcaatacaggactaagaatgGATTGTACTACACCgtctccgacgctcgtcggatgtggcagggcttgcaaactattacagactacaaagggaagcacagctgtgagctgcccagtgacacaagcctaccaggtgagctaaattacttctatgctggttcgaggcaagcaacactgaaaaatgcatgagagcatcagctgttccagacgactttGTGATCAGCTCTCCATAggcaatgtgagtaagacctttaaacaggtcaacattcacaaggctgcagggccaggcggattaccaggatgtgtactctgagcatgtgctgaccaactggcaagtgtcttcactgacattttcaacctgtccctgaccgagtctgtaatagcaacatgtttcaagcagaccaccatcgtccctgtgcccaagaacccCAAGGTAACCAGCCTGAATGACTATGTactcgtagcactcacgtctgtagccatgaagtgctttgaaaggctggtcatggctcacatcaacaacattatcccagaaaccctagactcactcccATTTGCGTAacactccaacagatccacagatgatgcaatctctgttgcactccacactgccctttcccacctggagtAAAGGAACTCcaacgtgagaatgctattcattgactacagctcagagttcaacaccatagttccttcaaagctcatcgctaagctaaggacccagggactaaacacctctctctgcaactggatcctggacttcctgacgggccacccccaggtggtaacatatctgccacgctgatcctcaacacggagcctcctcaggggtgcgtgttcagtcccctcctgtactccctgttcacacatgactgcaTGGACAAGTACGACTCttacaccatcattacgttttccgacgacacaacagtggtaggcctgatcaccgacaacaatgatacagcctatagggaggaggtcagagatctagcagtgtggtgccaggataacagcctctcccacaaacacaccaagacagtcgtaaagatagcacgacaacgcctattccACGTCaaaagactgaaaagatttggcataggtcctcagatcctcaaaaagttacacagctgcaccatcgagaccatcctgactggttgtatcaccaCCTGCTATGGCAACAGCTCGTTCTCCGACCGCAAGGAACTACAGAGAGttgtgcgtatggcccagtacatcactgtgaccaagcttcatgccatccaggacctctataccaggcagtatCAGAGGAATGCCCCAAAAATGGCCAAAAACGCCAGCcatcccagtcatagactgttctctctgctaccgcacggcaagcggtaccggagcgcaaaGTCTagttccaaaaggcttcttaacaacttctaccctcaagccaaaAGACTCTcgaatagctaatcaaatggctacccagactttttgcattgtcccccccacccccatttttacactgctgctactctctgtttattatccatgcatagtcactttacctctacctacatgtacatattacctcaattacgtCGACTAACTGATGCCTAcatacattgactctgtaccggtaccccctgtatatagcctcgctactgttattttattgttgctccttaattttttttatttgttaaaaaatatatatattgcttCAGTTTctttttagtaaatactttccagaatttttaaaattttatttaaaaaaataaacaaataagggcttgtaagtaagcatttcactgtaaggtctactacacctgttgcattcggtACAtgttgacaaataacatttgatttgacacacacacacaaacagggaatACTGGGATTAGGCAATTCAGTGCAACAACCCAAAAAATCTGCAAATGGGTTTATAGATTGTGCACACATTTGGCCACGTTGTGCACGTGTTGGGCTTTTCCACATAATTTTTGTATTTTCCAGAGGTTCTTAACCACTCACTGTTGATTCACTGTTTGACCACATGGTGGTGCCAGTGTAATGCATTTCACTTTGGGATAGTGTTTGAGAAGGTGACTGACTGTAAGGTAAtccctacctacctgtctgttcTCGTCCAACAGACTGTAGACACTGTGCTTGTAGACACGCCCCCTGACTCCTGCTCTGTCGATCTCTGTGTTAGGGAGGTTGTCATAGAAATAGATGTTGGTGTCCTCATCCTCCAGCTTGTGAGCGATGTTGGCgttgagagggaggaggatgaggagcttTCTGGAACCCCTGGTCTCAAACGGACCTGCCGTGTGTGAGGCGCGGAATTCTGCTATAGAAACCTCCAACCCTACCACAAAAATACAGATCAACAAATACAcacagctgacatgatacagtatttgttacgttacagaaaAAAGCTTAATAAATGCCCCTGTCAAAATGAGTACAGCCTTCTCTCTGACTGTTCGTTGTGATTAATCAGCATCAAATCCAGAGGATATgattttctttgtgtgtgtgagctgatGGTAGTCTACTTACGAGGCAACACCATGTTGAGGTAGCCCAGGTGGAAAGACCAAGCCAGGCCATGAGCCACGttcatcttcctctcctcacAAATCTCTGACACTTCCACTTCAGACGGACCCTGGATATGGGAGAGAGAAACATCAACCGGGAAATAACCAGAATTAATCACAGGCAGACATGCAGAATTACTCACAGAcagacatcacagacagacatgcagggaATCTGGTATAAAAATATTTACTGGGATTTACTGAAACCACAACCATGATGAGCAATCAAAAACCACAACTCTGGTGAGCTAACAAgaatcacactaacacacagtcaGCATTTTACAGCAGCATGTAAGCTACAGTATCGTTCAGTATAATTGGCTTCAGGAAGCTAAACTATGTTATTAGTGGCTTAAAGGAGAGGGTTTGGAGACCCACACCAGACTGATGATTAAAACCATCCTTGAGACCAGGATTGggttcaattccatttcaattccagtcgaTGCAGAATTCCAAATTGTCCTCATTGTAAAGCATTCAAAAGAACTGGACTTGGAACTTCAGGGAACATCGTGAATTTAATGGAATTTAGATGGAATTCACCCCAACGCTGCTGGAGACACACAGGGTTCTGTGTTGGTTCATATTGTGTGTGAGAGTTCCAGATCAGGCTCTTGTTATCTCACCAGTACTCCCAGGGTTCTGAGTAGAGGGTAGAGGCCACAGGCCAAGACCACCATGCTCCACTGGTCTCTCCAGGGCTGTGGCTCAGTCAGGCCAAACAGCAGCGCTGCCAACCCCACACCCAGGAAAgtatacacacccacacaggctGTCACCATCTGACCCAGCCTCCCACCACGGTACCTGGGTAGATAGAGGggtgagaaaaggagagagggagaggtagagagggaggcaggtaatATGTCAATATTGATCTATTTATTCAGCGACCATGTTTTGTGGGTATGAGTATGACCATGGAAGTTAAGTTCCCTCACCGGGTGGTTGCATGATGAAGACATTCCTCTATGAGAAGAAACACTCCATGCAGCGAGGGCCCCACAGTCAGGATGAGTATCGCTGCTGCAACGTGTCTGAAGAAGCTCTCAGGCTCCAAAACCAAGATGGCCATCATCACCATGGCAGCCAATCCTATCGCACCGGCTTTGGGTAGACTCCCACGAGGCTGAGGGACcagactctcctcccctcccgaCTGTTGCATCTGAGGAACAGGCATAACAGCACCTTGACTTAGTATGACAGATATAACACCGGCTTTGGGTAGACTCCCACGAGGCTGAGGGACcagactctcctcccctcccgaCTGTTGCATCTGAGGAACAGGCATAACAGCACCATGACTTAGTATGACAGATATAACACCGGCTTTGGGTAGACTCCCACGAGGCTGAGGGACCAGACTCTCCTCCCCTGCCGACTGTTGCAtctgaggaacagacataacagcACCTTGACTTAGTATGACAGATATAACACCGGCTTTGGGTAGACTCCCACGAGGCTGAGGGACcagactctcctcccctcccgaCTGTTGCATCTGAGGAACAGGCATAACAGCACCATGACTTAGTATGACAGATATAACACCGGCTTTGGGTAGACTCCCACGAGGCTGAGGGACcagactctcctcccctcccgaCTGTTGCATCTGAGGAACAGGCATAACAGCACCTTGACTTAGTATGACAGATATAACACCGGCTTTGGGTAGACTCCCACGAGGCTGAGGGACcagactctcctcccctcccgaCTGTTGCATCTGAGGAACAGGCATAACAGCACCATGACTTAGTATGACAGATATAACACCGGCTTTGGGTAGACTCCCACGAGGCTGAGGGACCAGACTCTCCTCCCCTGCCGACTGTTGCATCTGAGGAACAGGCATAACAGCACCATGACTTAGTATGACAGATATAACACCGGCTTTGGGTAGACTCCCACGAGGCTGAGGGACCAGACTCTCCTCCCCTGCCGACTGTTGCATCTGAGGAACAGGCATAACAGCACCATGACTTAGTATGACAGATATATACAAATCATCAGTAAACACCTGTCCCTTTTGTCATTTTCACAACTTCTTGAAAGGTTGCCAgacatttcaacagccataatcatgaacTAAGTGCCTTGCGTTATATGGGCATTGAATTGGTGAAGGACATgtaggggaggagatggggataaaTTACTTCTCCACAGTGAGACTTATTGGATAGACTACTTGTGCATTCTTGCCCCAGCAGGCCTTAATGAGGAATGTTATTTTTCTTGTTGATTGTAGTATGTTATCAATAGGCCAAACACTTTGGTAATGACATCATAATGAaattgtactgtgtgtctgtgtgtctgtgtgtcacaccctgatctgtttcacctgtctttgtgcttgtctccagaCCGCACCAGGTGTTTCCCATctcccccattatcccctgtgtatacatacctgcgttttctgtttgtctgttgccagttcatcttgtcctGTCAAGTCCTACCAGCATGTTCCCATGTTTCCTGTGCTCAAGTTTTTGTTTTCCTAGTCTTCCCagttctgacctttctgcctgtcctgtcCCTGATCCTGCCCATtgttctgacctttctgcctgtcctgtcCCTGATCCTGCCCATtgttctgacctttctgcctgtcctgtcCCTGATCCTGCCCATtgttctgacctttctgcctgactCTGATTTGGATTACAACCCTTTGCCTGGCTTGACTTGAAGACCACATCCAGGTATCGCGACAGGTGGATCGCCACCGGACCCCTGCTCCCCGCTATCGACTTGGGCAGAGGGGATGGCTTTCCACTCGGGACCTGCCCCTCCGGGTGGAGTCCCGTAAACTTTCCACCCGTTTCATCGGCCCTTTCCCCATAAATAAAAtccttagcccctctgctgtttgtCTTCTGTTGCCCCACACCCTCCGTATTCATTTCACTTTTCATGTGTTTAGGATTAAACCTCTGTCTCACAGcgctttgtctcctgtttccagcCTTAATGAGGAATGTTATTTTTCTTGTTGTTTGTAGTATGTTATCAATAGGCCAAACACTTTGGtaatgacatcataatgtaattgtattgtgtgtctgtgtgtcacaccctgatctgttcacctgtctttgtgcttgtctccagaCCGCACAGGGTGTTTCCCATCTCCCCCATTATCCCTTGTGCATTCatactgtttgtctgttgccagttcatcttgtcctGTCAAGTCCTACCAGCGTGTTCCCATGTTTCCTGTGCTCTAGTTTTGGTTTTCTTAGTCTTTCCAGTTCTACcctttctgcctgtcctgtcCCTGATCCTGCCCACAGTTCTAccctttctgcctgtcctgaccctgatcctgcccACAGTTCTAccctttctgcctgtcctgaccctgatcctgcccACAGTTCTAccctttctgcctgtcctgaccctgatcctgcccACAGTTCTAccctttctgcctgtcctgaccctgatcctgcccACAGTTCTAccctttctgcctgtcctgaccctgatcctgcccACAGTTCTAccctttctgcctgtcctgatcctGCCCACAGTTCTAccctttctgcctgtcctgaccctgatcctgcccACAGTTCTAccctttctgcctgtcctgaccctgatcctgcccACAGTTCTACcctttctgcctgtcctgtcCCTGATCCTGCCCACAGTTCTAccctttctgcctgtcctgatcctGATCCTGCCCACAGTTCTAccctttctgcctgtcctgaccctgatcctgcccACAGTTCTAccctttctgcctgtcctgatcctTCCTGACTCTGGATTAGGACGTtttgcctgccttgacttacCTTTTGCCTGCCTCTTGTACTATAATAAACTCTGATACTCGtactatctgcctcctgtgtctgcatctgagtCTTAGCCTGAGCCGTGACACCATGTATCTTTCTTAGATTGTCATGTttcccccacagctctctctgcTGGGATCTCTTGATTGGGCCAATACTGACTGTGAATTTACAATTATGCCCACCTGTGAGGTCTTCTTGTTGCGACATTGATTGCCATTGCCTTGCACGCTGAAGAAGGGCTCATACTGTATGTCAATTTAAGTTTATTTACTGGAGTGCTGTCCTATTTCTGTTCTTTGCACAATATACCAGGATCCAGCACCCGATTTAAGTTTATAAGGTAGAGTCAAACACGTCTTTTATCTTTTCGTTGTCCAGTATTGTGCAATGTTGGCATAGCAATCAAAGACACATTTTTACATTACTACACAATGGAAAGCCTGATCTTCTGGTCCTCAAGTCAACTACAGGTGAGCAATTCCTACAATTGGCCAGTGCATGCCTGCATGGGGGAAGACTGGGAATATGACTATCGTTAATCAAATAAAATGGCTAATCTACTTAAAGGAATACTTCGAGATTTTTGCAATGAGCCCTTAATCTACTTGCCAGACTCAGATTAAATTGTGGATACTATTTGTATgtatctgtgtccagtatgaaggaagttagaggtacaGTAGTTTCACAAGCCagtgctaactagcgttagtgcaATAACACCTATAGAATTCCAGTCGTTGCACTAAGGCTAGTTAGCACTGGCTTGTAAAACGACCAAACTTCCTCTAAGTTGCTCGGCTCTCTAcccgctaggttacctgccatATGAAATCTgttcaaaaataataaaaaagcaAATGTTCAATTAATTCACAAgtccatctgactctggggaagtagataaaggacctcattgccaaaatcccaaagtatccctttaggAGAAACCCTCAGCCTGCTTTGCTTTGCATTGTATAAAGTGGAAAGGAAGAGGACCATCTTTATATTAGAATTAGATTGAAGGAAATAAGAATTATAGTCCAGTAAAACCCATGAACTATTAAATGGTGCCCTGATGTTACCGTGCACTGCAGAGTAGTGAAAACGACCCACAATACATACATAATCTCCATGACTACATTCTCATACCACAGTCTGGAGACTATCACTGactcaaatcatatcaaatcaaattgcattagtcacatgcgccgaatagaccttacagtgaaatgctcacttacgaACCCCTAACCAgcagtgcagtttaaaaaaatatggataagaataagaaataaaagtaacaggtAATTAAAGAGCATTCATTCATATATACACAATAAATACATATCTCAATGAGGGAATTGCTATCCTATAGTCAGATCTAGACACTGAATCATTTAAAGGTTCAGTTCAAATGCAGAAAACATTTTTATCATTTTTTATGTAGCTTACCTTTATGTGTTTTGAGTGATCCCAGTTCCAGAACACAGAACAACAGAGACAATTCCAGATTGAAAGAGATTAAAATAGATGTGTGTTGATAGAAAATCAGATGAATAGAGATTATAAATCAGAGCTATCACTTCTCCCTCTCATTTTCCACTTGtgttctcactctctccctgcttCCCTTTGTGTTGTACAAATTTGGGTAATAGTTTCAGTTTCAGTTTACAAGAGGCAATATATCCCACACAATGAGCGATAAAGACCAATAGAGCTAGATGAAAAGTGATAAAGACAGAGAGGTATAAAGCTTGCCCTAAACAAATTCCACAGAGAGGGGTTGATGTACTGTACTAGGTAACAGTAGTGGAACAGGGAGTGGAAGAAGCGGCATGGGTGTTTTTATAACCCAATTTATCACTGTTTTAATATACTGCTACAGCTGTCTTAATGAACATCTCTGATTAaccatacagtatgtgttctTATGATGAACTGTTCGGGAGGTGATTTAACACGTTTCGGTCAACCCACCTCTCTCCAGTCT is from Oncorhynchus masou masou isolate Uvic2021 chromosome 32, UVic_Omas_1.1, whole genome shotgun sequence and encodes:
- the LOC135527108 gene encoding stimulator of interferon genes protein-like, coding for MPVPQMQQSGGEESLVPQPRGSLPKAGVISVILSQGAVMSVPQMQQSAGEESLVPQPRGSLPKAGVISVILSHGAVMPVPQMQQSGGEESLVPQPRGSLPKAGVISVILSQGAVMPVPQMQQSGGEESLVPQPRGSLPKAGAIGLAAMVMMAILVLEPESFFRHVAAAILILTVGPSLHGVFLLIEECLHHATTRYRGGRLGQMVTACVGVYTFLGVGLAALLFGLTEPQPWRDQWSMVVLACGLYPLLRTLGVLGPSEVEVSEICEERKMNVAHGLAWSFHLGYLNMVLPRLEVSIAEFRASHTAGPFETRGSRKLLILLPLNANIAHKLEDEDTNIYFYDNLPNTEIDRAGVRGRVYKHSVYSLLDENRQAHHCVVEYATPLLTLYKMSQESNAGFGERDRREQVLLFYRTLQDILDRSLECRNHYRLILLNDEHEDDPHFLSKAILKNLDQQEKEEFFVLPVNPQPEVDHPLIPPATIRIDDMHQIEPMSSVPSLMISHDMPRTLREPDILSPYGGTGLRR